In a single window of the Flavivirga spongiicola genome:
- a CDS encoding ABC transporter permease, translating to MHFPLYIAKRYLRTKSSNNAINFITIIAIIGVILGAASLFIVLSGFAGLKDFTLEFSSVVDPDLKAEPSIGKSFLLNEDDISKLNDLEEIALFSKIIEERVAIVCNDKNYLATIKGVDKHFKDVVNIESKIDHGNWLSQKSNHIVVGWGISKNLSLGVLDLSKTINIYVPKPGKGQITSNKNAFSTVNAINVGVFYINETLNDTYVYASLDLAKNLLNYKPNQVSALEFKLNEGVEEELAKQKIQAIMGDKIVLKNRAQLNDALYKMLNTENLAVYLIFTLVLIIAFFNVIGSLIMMMLDKKRSLSTLFNLGATIKDIRKIFFLQGSLMSIVGGIIGLGVALIVTGVQKIFGLVMITPSLAYPMTIKVENFFIVFITISVLGSIASKIASVRISKSLVKNY from the coding sequence ATGCACTTCCCATTATATATAGCAAAACGTTATTTACGCACTAAAAGCAGTAACAATGCTATTAATTTTATAACTATAATTGCCATTATTGGCGTTATACTTGGAGCAGCATCATTATTTATTGTGCTATCTGGTTTTGCAGGTTTAAAAGACTTTACACTTGAATTTTCCAGTGTTGTTGATCCCGATTTAAAAGCTGAGCCTTCAATTGGCAAATCGTTTCTTTTGAATGAAGATGATATTTCTAAACTAAACGATTTAGAAGAAATAGCGCTGTTCTCTAAAATTATTGAAGAACGTGTTGCTATTGTCTGCAATGATAAAAACTATTTAGCAACTATTAAAGGCGTTGATAAGCACTTTAAAGACGTCGTTAATATTGAATCTAAAATAGATCATGGTAATTGGCTAAGTCAAAAATCCAATCATATTGTAGTGGGTTGGGGCATTTCAAAGAACTTATCCCTAGGCGTTTTAGATTTGTCAAAAACCATAAATATTTATGTACCAAAACCTGGGAAGGGGCAAATAACCTCTAATAAAAATGCATTTAGCACAGTTAATGCTATTAATGTTGGTGTATTTTACATAAATGAAACATTAAATGACACCTATGTATATGCATCCTTAGATTTAGCTAAAAACCTCTTAAATTATAAACCCAATCAAGTATCTGCTTTAGAATTTAAACTTAATGAAGGTGTTGAAGAAGAACTTGCCAAGCAAAAGATTCAAGCTATTATGGGGGACAAAATTGTTTTAAAAAACAGAGCACAGCTTAACGATGCGCTTTATAAAATGTTAAACACCGAAAACCTTGCCGTATATTTAATATTTACTTTGGTATTAATCATTGCTTTTTTTAATGTTATAGGGTCGCTAATCATGATGATGTTAGATAAAAAGAGAAGCTTAAGCACCCTCTTTAATTTGGGGGCCACCATAAAAGATATCCGTAAAATTTTCTTTTTACAAGGCAGTTTAATGAGTATTGTAGGCGGTATTATAGGCTTAGGTGTAGCATTAATAGTTACAGGGGTTCAAAAAATATTTGGTTTGGTTATGATAACACCATCCTTAGCTTATCCAATGACTATAAAGGTTGAAAACTTTTTTATTGTATTTATAACCATTTCGGTTTTAGGTAGTATTGCCTCTAAAATTGCATCCGTAAGAATTTCAAAATCATTAGTGAAAAACTATTAA
- a CDS encoding radical SAM protein produces the protein MPVRKYTYYDFTLSLCPECLKRVDAKIVFENDHVYMLKRCNEHGNSKVLIADDIAYYKNIRNYNKPSETPYKFNTKTDYGCPYDCGLCPDHEQHSCLTVVEVTDRCNLTCPTCYAGSSPTYGRHRTLQEVKTMLNTIVANEKEPDVVQISGGEPTIHPQFFEILDYAKSLPIRHLMLNTNGIKIAKDFAFAEKLKTYAPDFEIYLQFDSFENSVLQELRGAHLNDIRKQAIENLNQLNLSTTLVVTLQKGLNDHEIGKIIDFALKQKCVRGVTLQPTQIAGRLEHFNPETDRMTLTEVRRKIMEQTTIFNPDDLLPVPCNPDALVMGYALKLGEEVFPLTRYINPNDLLDNSKNTIIYEQDESLQGKMIELFSTGNSVEVAEENLKSIMCCLPNIDAPNLGYDNLFRVIIMQFIDAYNFDVRAIKKSCVHIVDKDNKIIPFETMNLFYRDDKKARLETLRNEI, from the coding sequence ATGCCCGTTAGAAAATATACCTACTATGATTTTACGTTAAGCCTTTGCCCGGAATGTTTAAAACGTGTCGATGCCAAAATTGTGTTCGAAAACGACCATGTTTATATGTTAAAACGCTGCAATGAACACGGTAATTCTAAAGTGTTAATAGCCGACGATATAGCCTATTATAAAAACATAAGAAACTATAATAAACCTTCTGAAACGCCCTATAAATTTAATACTAAAACAGATTATGGCTGCCCTTACGACTGTGGTTTGTGTCCAGACCACGAACAACATTCCTGTTTAACCGTTGTTGAGGTTACAGACCGTTGTAATTTAACCTGTCCGACCTGTTATGCGGGCTCATCACCAACTTACGGAAGACATCGTACTTTACAAGAAGTAAAAACCATGTTGAATACCATCGTCGCTAACGAAAAAGAACCAGATGTCGTACAAATTAGTGGTGGCGAACCCACCATTCATCCACAATTTTTTGAAATTTTAGATTATGCAAAATCATTACCCATTCGCCATTTAATGTTGAATACCAATGGGATTAAAATTGCAAAAGATTTTGCTTTCGCGGAAAAACTAAAAACCTATGCACCAGATTTTGAAATTTATCTTCAATTTGATTCTTTTGAAAACAGTGTATTACAAGAACTCCGTGGCGCCCACTTAAATGATATAAGGAAACAAGCCATTGAAAATTTAAACCAACTTAATTTATCAACCACACTGGTAGTCACCCTTCAAAAAGGGTTAAACGATCACGAAATAGGTAAAATAATAGACTTTGCTTTAAAGCAAAAATGTGTTCGGGGTGTTACACTTCAACCAACGCAAATTGCTGGTAGACTGGAACATTTTAATCCAGAAACCGATAGAATGACACTCACAGAGGTACGTCGAAAAATCATGGAACAAACCACTATTTTCAATCCAGACGATTTGCTTCCTGTACCCTGTAATCCAGATGCTTTGGTCATGGGATACGCACTTAAATTGGGAGAAGAGGTATTTCCGTTAACCAGATATATAAACCCCAATGATTTATTAGATAATAGTAAAAACACTATTATTTATGAGCAAGATGAAAGTCTTCAAGGTAAAATGATAGAACTTTTTAGTACGGGAAACTCTGTTGAAGTTGCCGAAGAAAATTTAAAGTCAATTATGTGTTGTTTGCCAAACATTGATGCACCAAATTTGGGCTACGATAATTTATTTAGGGTCATTATCATGCAATTTATTGATGCTTATAATTTTGATGTGCGAGCTATTAAAAAATCTTGCGTTCATATTGTAGATAAAGACAATAAAATTATCCCGTTTGAAACTATGAATTTATTTTATAGGGATGATAAAAAAGCGAGATTAGAAACACTTAGAAACGAAATATAA
- a CDS encoding restriction system-associated AAA family ATPase → MKLVHFKYSHANSSHPLNGFDEEFRNEAFLEDGFHPICLVGINGSGKSKLLECIAQVMEYLIGEYSDFISELDNEYLSFQVDYLFKLKKGYKYVSFIKSSTNKVTECYLGKNRDDLELCNDVKEIKSYLPEIVVGYTSGENESLSSYFRPYNDAFSGYYQEGAIYDNKKVSLPDLPKFLWVDFSMNHLVFIANAILGFSEESTWPNITKTINIETLRSFRITIKLKPRNGPTNGIIPAKEQELIIKKLELCATTSTKIEKENTLILDFYNSKATVNAFKDSFKTKLKLYVALFQLHLLNHILIRSDLSEIKRIEKNTGEKLDRPNVADNQKAFNISHIRINHKNKNTIINYNDLSDGEHQYLHVFGTLNMVNKNNVLFLMDEPETHFNPQWRSAFISNMKSTAGKSKQEYIVTTHSPFLLSDSKSEDVFVFEKTNNKIKIEQPEIQTYGAAIDKLLEVAFGVAPPVAKLSSNAINRLIKDKNSTIEELEKKALGFGDSIKKMMLYHKIEEMKSDKKNKEQ, encoded by the coding sequence ATGAAGTTAGTTCACTTTAAATATAGCCATGCTAATAGTTCTCATCCCTTAAATGGTTTTGATGAAGAGTTTAGAAATGAAGCTTTTTTGGAAGATGGATTTCATCCTATTTGTTTGGTCGGAATCAATGGTTCAGGTAAATCAAAACTTTTAGAGTGTATTGCTCAAGTTATGGAGTATTTGATAGGTGAATATTCAGATTTCATTTCAGAATTAGACAATGAATATTTAAGCTTTCAAGTAGATTATCTCTTTAAACTTAAAAAAGGTTATAAATATGTAAGCTTTATTAAGTCTTCAACTAATAAAGTAACAGAATGTTATTTAGGAAAAAACAGAGATGATCTAGAATTATGTAATGATGTTAAAGAAATTAAAAGTTATCTACCAGAAATTGTTGTAGGTTATACGTCAGGCGAAAACGAATCTTTAAGTTCTTACTTTAGACCTTACAATGATGCTTTTTCAGGCTATTATCAAGAAGGTGCAATTTATGATAATAAAAAAGTAAGCCTTCCTGATTTACCCAAATTTTTATGGGTAGATTTTAGTATGAATCACTTAGTTTTTATTGCTAATGCTATTTTAGGTTTTTCAGAGGAATCCACTTGGCCAAACATCACTAAAACTATAAATATTGAGACATTAAGGTCTTTTAGAATTACTATTAAATTAAAACCAAGAAATGGACCAACTAATGGTATTATCCCTGCAAAAGAGCAAGAGTTAATAATAAAAAAGCTTGAACTTTGTGCAACAACAAGTACCAAAATAGAAAAAGAAAACACCTTAATCTTAGACTTTTATAATTCTAAAGCGACTGTTAATGCATTTAAAGATAGTTTTAAAACAAAATTAAAATTATATGTTGCCCTATTTCAGCTCCATTTACTAAATCATATCTTAATAAGATCGGATTTAAGTGAAATTAAGCGTATTGAAAAAAATACAGGAGAAAAATTAGACAGGCCTAACGTTGCAGATAACCAAAAGGCATTTAATATTTCCCATATCAGAATTAATCATAAAAATAAAAACACAATCATCAATTATAATGATTTAAGCGATGGTGAACATCAGTATTTACATGTGTTTGGTACGCTGAACATGGTTAATAAGAATAACGTTTTGTTTTTAATGGATGAACCTGAAACTCATTTTAATCCGCAATGGAGGTCTGCTTTTATCTCAAACATGAAAAGTACCGCAGGTAAAAGTAAACAGGAATATATTGTTACAACTCATTCACCATTCTTACTCTCTGACTCTAAGAGTGAAGATGTTTTTGTTTTCGAAAAAACCAATAATAAAATAAAAATAGAGCAACCTGAAATTCAAACCTATGGTGCAGCTATCGATAAGCTATTAGAGGTTGCATTTGGAGTAGCTCCACCAGTTGCAAAACTTTCTTCCAACGCAATTAATAGGTTGATCAAAGATAAAAATAGTACAATTGAAGAGCTTGAAAAAAAGGCTTTAGGCTTTGGAGATTCGATAAAAAAAATGATGTTATATCATAAAATTGAAGAAATGAAATCGGATAAGAAAAACAAGGAACAATAA
- the dusB gene encoding tRNA dihydrouridine synthase DusB, whose translation MVKIDNIELPDFPLLLAPMEDVSDPPFRALCKEQGADVVYTEFVSSEGLIRNAAKSVMKLDIYEKERPVGIQIFGANLDSMLQTIDIVSASKPDIIDINFGCPVKKVVSKGAGAGILKDICLMESLTAEMVKRTNIPITVKTRLGWDHDSIKIVEVAERLQDVGCKAIAIHGRTRAQMYKGDADWKPIAEVKNNPRMHIPVFGNGDIVSPEKAMEMRDSYGLDGAMIGRATIGNPWFFKQVKHYFKTGEHLAPISLAERVEAARRHLQMAIDWKGEILGVFETRRHYTNYFKGIPHFKDYRMKMVTSDHSADVFAAFDEVLEKFSDYQFTE comes from the coding sequence GTGGTAAAAATAGACAACATAGAACTTCCAGATTTCCCATTGCTTTTAGCTCCGATGGAAGATGTTAGCGATCCACCGTTTCGTGCTTTGTGCAAGGAACAGGGAGCTGATGTTGTATATACTGAGTTTGTATCTAGTGAAGGTTTAATTCGTAATGCTGCAAAAAGTGTTATGAAGTTGGATATTTACGAGAAAGAACGCCCTGTGGGTATTCAAATTTTTGGAGCCAATTTAGATAGTATGTTGCAGACCATTGACATTGTTTCGGCTTCAAAACCAGATATTATCGATATTAATTTTGGGTGCCCTGTAAAAAAAGTGGTGAGTAAGGGAGCCGGTGCAGGTATCTTAAAAGATATCTGTTTGATGGAAAGCCTCACAGCCGAAATGGTGAAACGCACTAATATACCTATTACTGTGAAAACACGCCTGGGTTGGGATCATGATTCTATAAAAATAGTTGAGGTTGCAGAAAGATTGCAGGATGTTGGTTGTAAGGCTATTGCTATACATGGGCGCACCCGAGCGCAAATGTATAAAGGAGATGCCGATTGGAAACCTATTGCTGAGGTAAAAAACAATCCGCGAATGCATATTCCTGTGTTTGGAAATGGTGATATAGTTAGTCCGGAAAAAGCTATGGAAATGAGAGATAGTTATGGGTTGGATGGGGCTATGATTGGTCGTGCTACTATTGGGAATCCATGGTTTTTTAAACAAGTAAAGCATTATTTTAAAACAGGTGAGCATTTAGCACCTATTTCTTTAGCGGAGCGTGTTGAAGCTGCTCGCAGGCATTTACAAATGGCTATTGATTGGAAAGGTGAAATTTTGGGCGTTTTTGAAACTCGCAGACATTACACTAATTATTTTAAAGGCATTCCGCATTTTAAAGACTACCGTATGAAAATGGTAACTAGTGACCACTCAGCAGATGTGTTTGCTGCTTTTGATGAGGTGTTAGAAAAGTTTTCAGATTATCAGTTTACTGAATAA
- a CDS encoding restriction endonuclease subunit S translates to MSLIHKVEDLFEERTGLVSAHQNWALIPLSDLVKIQNGFAFKSKDFNKEGDGIPLIRIRDILKGKTQTYYKGDYSNDYVVNKGDLLVGMDGDFNSDLWKGKNALLNQRVCRIFPNEKFLMKKLLYYGLPGYLNIINENTSATTVKHLSSKSIYNIPFPIPPIKEQQRIVKKLDTFFTQLEEIKIRLDKIPDLLKNFRQAVLSKAVTGKLTEGWRKDKTLENANDWRKKIIEERKKLGLPKRTPGLVFENVSQPYQVPKIWSFGYLQNFGEFTRGKSKHRPRNDQRLFGGNYPFIQTGDVARSNGLIENHTQTYSEFGLSQSRLFPKGTLCITIAANIAETGILDFDSCFPDSVVGYLPYKGMYSSKFAMYYLRTIQRDLEHYAPATAQKNINLGILFKIAFPVPPKLEQDEIVKRVDNLFSKANAIEKEYETLIKKIDYLPQAILQKAFKGELVEQLPTDGDAKGLLEEIKKLKKEGEKTTKKKPKKSEKKQLIGKSESKTTTSGTLTSKEIILKGTDAVFEHLKKKFTHNKFTFEEIQIPSNYSYDEFRLLLFRLLDHQKSNINECKLKMIYDGDILYFQIPK, encoded by the coding sequence ATGAGTTTGATTCATAAAGTAGAAGATCTCTTTGAAGAAAGAACGGGGTTAGTTTCAGCTCATCAAAATTGGGCTTTAATACCTTTAAGTGATTTAGTTAAAATTCAAAATGGATTTGCATTCAAATCCAAGGATTTTAATAAAGAAGGGGATGGAATACCACTTATAAGAATTAGGGATATATTAAAAGGTAAGACTCAAACCTACTATAAAGGTGATTATTCTAATGACTATGTCGTCAATAAAGGAGACTTGTTGGTCGGAATGGATGGAGATTTTAATTCTGATTTATGGAAAGGCAAAAATGCTTTGTTAAATCAGCGAGTATGTCGAATATTTCCGAATGAAAAGTTTTTAATGAAGAAGCTTCTTTATTATGGTCTTCCAGGATATTTGAATATAATAAACGAAAACACTTCGGCTACTACTGTTAAACATTTGTCTTCCAAAAGCATCTACAATATTCCTTTTCCAATACCACCAATAAAAGAACAGCAGCGTATTGTTAAAAAATTAGATACATTTTTCACTCAATTGGAAGAGATTAAAATACGGTTAGATAAAATTCCAGATTTACTTAAAAATTTTAGACAAGCCGTGTTATCTAAAGCTGTTACAGGGAAGCTTACAGAAGGTTGGAGGAAAGATAAAACTCTTGAAAATGCTAATGATTGGCGAAAAAAAATAATAGAAGAAAGAAAGAAATTAGGACTACCTAAGAGAACACCTGGACTAGTATTTGAGAATGTTTCTCAACCATATCAAGTACCCAAAATATGGTCTTTTGGTTATTTACAAAATTTCGGTGAATTTACTAGGGGCAAATCAAAACATAGACCAAGAAATGACCAAAGGCTTTTCGGAGGTAATTACCCATTTATTCAAACGGGAGATGTTGCAAGATCAAATGGTTTAATTGAAAATCACACTCAAACTTATAGTGAGTTTGGATTATCACAAAGCAGGCTTTTTCCAAAAGGAACTTTATGTATTACTATTGCTGCGAATATTGCTGAAACTGGTATTCTAGATTTTGATTCATGTTTTCCTGATAGTGTTGTCGGTTATTTACCATACAAGGGTATGTACTCTTCAAAGTTTGCTATGTATTATTTAAGAACTATTCAGAGAGATTTAGAACATTATGCACCTGCAACTGCTCAAAAAAATATAAATCTAGGAATCTTATTTAAAATAGCTTTTCCTGTGCCACCAAAATTAGAGCAGGATGAAATTGTAAAACGAGTTGATAATCTATTTTCAAAAGCAAATGCCATTGAAAAGGAATATGAGACTTTAATTAAAAAAATAGATTATCTACCTCAAGCTATTTTACAAAAAGCCTTTAAAGGTGAGTTAGTCGAACAGCTGCCTACAGATGGAGATGCAAAAGGTTTGTTAGAAGAAATTAAAAAACTTAAAAAAGAGGGTGAAAAAACAACAAAAAAGAAGCCTAAAAAGAGTGAAAAAAAGCAGTTAATTGGTAAATCAGAAAGTAAAACAACAACATCGGGAACACTAACCAGTAAGGAGATTATATTAAAAGGAACCGATGCTGTATTTGAACATCTAAAAAAAAAGTTCACTCATAATAAATTCACCTTTGAGGAAATACAAATTCCATCAAATTATTCTTATGACGAATTTAGGTTACTGTTATTTCGATTGTTAGATCATCAGAAATCCAATATTAACGAATGTAAACTAAAAATGATATATGACGGAGACATTCTATACTTTCAAATTCCCAAATAA
- a CDS encoding JAB domain-containing protein, giving the protein MNVRIPKNENTRIGDSRDIARIMRKILLRQNKLHRKKEYFWTIGLSSKSDIEYIELLTIGALNQNSIDPVEVFNFAVAKKCKRIIMCHNHPSGDTKPSPQDKQVTKKIKKGADVLNIELLDHLVICESKEFYSFAAFGLI; this is encoded by the coding sequence ATGAACGTACGTATTCCTAAAAATGAAAATACACGCATAGGAGATTCACGTGATATTGCACGAATTATGCGTAAAATACTTCTAAGGCAAAATAAACTACATAGGAAAAAGGAATACTTCTGGACTATCGGACTTAGCTCTAAAAGCGATATAGAATATATTGAGCTTCTTACTATTGGAGCATTAAATCAAAATAGCATAGACCCCGTAGAGGTATTTAATTTTGCAGTAGCTAAGAAATGCAAAAGAATAATTATGTGTCATAACCACCCTTCTGGAGACACAAAACCTAGCCCACAAGATAAACAGGTTACCAAAAAAATAAAGAAAGGAGCAGATGTTCTAAATATAGAATTGTTAGACCATCTTGTTATATGTGAGAGTAAGGAGTTTTACAGCTTTGCTGCTTTTGGATTAATATGA
- the rbfA gene encoding 30S ribosome-binding factor RbfA has translation MEESQRQKKIGSVLQRDLVEVLQGAATQGGMHGILISVSKVKVTVDLSVAKVYLSIFPNDKAKELLEGIKSNTPLIRHELAQRTKHQLRRMPNLEFFVDDSLEYIDQIEKSLKGKENPIKDPNILDKRKKS, from the coding sequence ATGGAGGAAAGTCAAAGACAAAAAAAAATAGGATCTGTTTTACAACGTGATCTAGTTGAAGTACTGCAAGGTGCCGCTACACAAGGCGGCATGCATGGTATATTAATATCGGTGTCTAAAGTTAAAGTAACGGTAGACTTATCTGTTGCTAAAGTTTATTTGAGTATCTTTCCAAATGATAAAGCTAAAGAACTTCTTGAAGGCATAAAATCTAATACGCCTTTAATTAGACATGAATTAGCACAACGTACTAAGCACCAATTGAGACGCATGCCAAATTTAGAATTTTTTGTAGACGACTCTTTAGAATATATCGATCAAATAGAAAAGTCCCTAAAAGGAAAAGAAAACCCAATTAAAGACCCAAATATTTTAGATAAAAGAAAAAAATCTTAA
- the mce gene encoding methylmalonyl-CoA epimerase, whose amino-acid sequence MNKIEHIGIAVKSLENSNELFSKLFGESHYKIEEVAREGVNTSFFKVGANKIELLEATNEDSPIAKFLDKKGEGIHHIAFDVTDIEAEIKRLKNEGFKVLNETPKKGADNKLVAFLHPKSSNGVLIELCQEIKK is encoded by the coding sequence ATGAATAAAATTGAACATATAGGAATTGCCGTAAAAAGCCTTGAAAATTCTAATGAATTGTTTTCCAAATTATTTGGTGAATCTCATTATAAAATAGAAGAAGTTGCAAGAGAAGGTGTTAACACCTCTTTTTTTAAAGTTGGCGCCAATAAGATTGAATTGTTAGAAGCTACCAATGAAGACAGCCCGATTGCAAAATTTTTAGATAAAAAAGGAGAGGGCATTCATCATATTGCTTTTGATGTTACCGATATTGAAGCAGAAATTAAACGCCTTAAAAATGAAGGCTTTAAAGTTTTAAACGAAACCCCAAAAAAAGGAGCAGACAATAAATTGGTGGCTTTTTTGCATCCAAAATCTTCAAATGGTGTTTTAATTGAGTTATGTCAGGAGATAAAGAAATAA
- a CDS encoding prolipoprotein diacylglyceryl transferase — protein MNIPYEPILFGYNINIHLVLEYLAFFIAFRYYVLLRRKSSDVISSNNRLSIILGAALGALIGSRLVGFLENPFVNISQENIIQLLNTKTIMGGLFGGLLGVEIAKKRIGEIQSSGDLFVFPIILGIFIGRVGCFLSGINEFTYGTKTISIFGMDLGDGLLRHPVALYELIFLIILFFSLKRIRNRSTLKNGDLFKWFMIIYFTFRFFIELLKPNVFYLFGLSTIQILCLICLLYYHKTILNIFKNAR, from the coding sequence TTGAATATTCCCTACGAACCCATTCTTTTTGGTTATAACATAAATATCCATCTGGTTTTAGAATACCTGGCATTTTTTATAGCCTTTCGGTATTACGTACTTCTAAGAAGAAAAAGCAGCGATGTTATTTCATCAAACAATAGGCTCTCTATTATTTTAGGTGCTGCACTTGGCGCTTTAATAGGTTCCAGACTCGTTGGGTTTTTAGAAAACCCCTTTGTTAACATATCACAAGAAAACATCATTCAACTACTCAATACAAAAACCATTATGGGTGGATTATTTGGCGGTTTACTAGGTGTCGAAATAGCTAAAAAACGCATCGGTGAAATCCAATCATCTGGTGATTTATTTGTGTTCCCGATTATTCTAGGTATTTTTATTGGACGGGTTGGGTGCTTTTTGTCTGGCATAAATGAATTTACTTATGGTACAAAAACAATTTCTATTTTTGGCATGGATTTAGGGGATGGCTTGTTACGTCACCCTGTAGCTCTATACGAATTGATATTTCTAATTATTCTGTTTTTCAGTTTAAAACGTATCAGAAACAGATCAACCTTAAAAAATGGCGACCTATTTAAATGGTTTATGATTATCTATTTTACATTCAGATTCTTCATAGAGCTTTTAAAACCAAATGTGTTTTATCTCTTCGGATTAAGCACAATTCAAATATTATGTCTAATTTGTTTGCTTTATTACCACAAAACCATTTTAAACATTTTTAAAAATGCCCGTTAG